One genomic window of Roseateles sp. DAIF2 includes the following:
- a CDS encoding VOC family protein: MRGASDAIGFYKAVFRAEEIMRIAAPDGLLMHAELAVGPARFMLSEERPQYGALSPLSLGGSGSCAVVYLPDVDAAVQRALHAGASLDMAVQDQFWGDRAGHITDPYGHKWMVATRIEEPSPEEVRRRVQQLPEASARSCTEPAQK; the protein is encoded by the coding sequence GTGCGCGGCGCGAGCGATGCGATCGGTTTCTACAAGGCGGTGTTCCGCGCCGAGGAGATCATGCGCATCGCCGCGCCGGACGGACTGCTGATGCATGCCGAGCTGGCCGTGGGCCCGGCGCGCTTCATGCTCAGCGAGGAGCGGCCGCAGTACGGCGCGCTGAGCCCGCTGAGCCTGGGCGGTTCCGGCTCCTGCGCCGTGGTCTACCTGCCGGACGTGGACGCGGCGGTGCAGCGCGCGCTGCACGCGGGCGCCAGCCTGGACATGGCGGTGCAGGACCAGTTCTGGGGCGACCGCGCCGGCCACATCACCGATCCCTACGGCCACAAGTGGATGGTGGCGACGCGCATCGAGGAGCCCTCGCCCGAGGAGGTGCGCCGGCGCGTGCAGCAGCTGCCCGAGGCCAGCGCCAGGAGTTGCACCGAGCCGGCTCAGAAATAG
- a CDS encoding plasmid stabilization protein — protein sequence MPQSTWSAKRERQYQHIKAGLKHRGKKEDLAEEIAARTVNKERARQGESDTASRSSLEDISSGRRGGLRSHSGSGGRTYAQLYNEARQRGIKGRFGMSKAELLRALGGR from the coding sequence ATGCCTCAATCCACCTGGAGCGCCAAGCGCGAGCGCCAGTACCAGCACATCAAGGCCGGCCTGAAACATCGCGGCAAGAAGGAGGATCTTGCCGAGGAGATCGCTGCCCGCACCGTCAACAAGGAGCGCGCCCGCCAGGGCGAGTCGGACACCGCCAGCCGCAGTTCGCTCGAGGACATCTCCTCCGGCCGGCGCGGCGGCCTGCGCTCGCACAGCGGTTCCGGCGGCCGCACCTATGCCCAGCTCTACAACGAGGCGCGCCAGCGCGGCATCAAGGGCCGCTTCGGCATGAGCAAGGCCGAGCTGCTGCGCGCGCTGGGCGGGCGCTAG
- a CDS encoding glycine betaine ABC transporter substrate-binding protein — translation MLLRLLLVLTLLLPALIHAEPLKIGSKRFTESYILAELLTQVARPHGPAELRAGLGNTAIVYAALQNGSIDLYPEYVGTIDREILKNARPSSLAAMREQLRPLGLGADIALGFNDGYALAMRAERAQRLGIRKLSDLARHPALKLGLSNEFIGRGDGWAGLAARYGLPQRPTGLDHGLAYDAVAGGQVDVIDIYTTDAKIGHLGLHVLEDDLGYFPRYDALLLYRLDVPQRHPAAWAALQGLAGRIDEHAMIAMNAQAELQGRAFDAIARDFLAGDATGGEARSGFAAKLFGADLARLTGQHLTLVLASVGLAALLGVPLATWVAPHAGPRGLLLGLCGVLQTLPSLALLAALITLVGRIGALPALLALTLYALLPIVRNTCVGLAEVPGGLKLAGEALGLTAWQRLCLIELPLALPTLLAGVRTAASIAVGTATIAAFIGAGGYGERIVTGLALNDHQLLLAGALPAAALALLIEGLFGLLERRLRGRLRR, via the coding sequence ATGCTGCTTCGCCTCCTCCTCGTTCTCACCCTGCTGCTGCCAGCGCTCATCCACGCCGAGCCGCTGAAGATCGGCTCCAAGCGCTTCACCGAGAGCTACATCCTGGCCGAGCTGCTGACCCAGGTGGCGCGCCCGCATGGGCCGGCCGAGCTGCGCGCCGGCCTGGGCAATACCGCGATCGTCTACGCGGCGCTGCAAAATGGCAGCATCGACCTCTATCCCGAATATGTCGGCACCATCGATCGCGAGATCCTGAAGAACGCTCGCCCCTCCAGCCTGGCCGCGATGCGCGAGCAGCTGCGGCCGCTGGGCCTGGGTGCCGACATCGCGCTGGGCTTCAACGACGGCTATGCGCTGGCGATGCGGGCCGAGCGGGCGCAGCGCCTGGGCATCCGCAAGCTCTCGGACCTGGCCCGCCATCCGGCGCTGAAGCTGGGGCTCTCGAACGAGTTCATCGGCCGCGGCGACGGCTGGGCCGGCCTGGCCGCGCGCTACGGCCTGCCGCAGCGGCCGACCGGGCTGGACCATGGCCTGGCCTATGACGCGGTGGCCGGCGGCCAGGTCGACGTGATCGACATCTACACCACCGACGCCAAGATCGGCCACCTCGGCCTGCACGTGCTGGAGGACGACCTGGGCTATTTCCCGCGCTACGACGCGCTGCTGCTGTACCGGCTCGACGTGCCGCAGCGGCACCCGGCCGCCTGGGCCGCGCTGCAGGGCCTGGCCGGGCGCATCGACGAGCACGCGATGATCGCGATGAACGCCCAGGCCGAGCTGCAGGGCCGCGCCTTCGACGCGATCGCGCGCGACTTCCTGGCCGGCGACGCGACCGGCGGCGAGGCCCGCAGCGGCTTCGCCGCCAAGCTGTTCGGCGCCGACCTGGCGCGCCTGACCGGGCAACACCTGACCCTGGTGCTGGCCTCGGTGGGCCTGGCGGCGCTGCTGGGCGTGCCGCTGGCGACCTGGGTCGCGCCGCATGCCGGGCCGCGCGGCCTGCTGCTGGGCCTGTGCGGCGTGCTGCAGACCCTGCCCTCGCTGGCCCTGCTGGCGGCGCTGATCACCCTGGTGGGCCGCATCGGCGCGCTGCCGGCCCTGCTGGCGCTGACGCTCTATGCGCTGCTGCCGATCGTGCGCAACACCTGCGTGGGCCTGGCCGAGGTGCCGGGCGGGCTGAAGCTGGCCGGCGAGGCGCTGGGCCTGACCGCCTGGCAGCGCCTGTGCCTGATCGAGCTGCCGCTGGCCCTGCCGACCCTGCTGGCCGGCGTGCGCACCGCCGCCAGCATCGCGGTCGGCACCGCGACGATCGCGGCCTTCATCGGCGCTGGCGGCTATGGCGAGCGCATCGTCACCGGCCTGGCGTTGAACGACCACCAGCTGCTGCTGGCCGGCGCCCTGCCCGCGGCCGCGCTGGCCCTGCTGATCGAGGGCCTGTTCGGCCTGCTGGAGCGGCGCCTGCGCGGGCGGCTGCGGCGCTGA
- a CDS encoding alanine racemase: MASRRLLLGAAVAAPLAAWLARPAEQGGPHDAYFERLSAALRQAGIAQARLVIDLPRLRANLAAIGAHRAKTGMPLRAVLKSLPSLPLMDELARAWDSPRVMAFNAAQLQQLLAARPEAQVLLGKPLPVAAAAQVLQALPPAIGAGIEWLVDTPERLAQYRELARQRSQVLRVNLELDIGLHRGGFENIDQLGAALRSLQGGSGPLRWSGFMGYDAHVGALPDALGMRAGAWDEALRRYRAAWAAAEAALGPQRREALTLNTAGSPTFRLHDGRGVANEVSVGSAALLPSDFEKPLLGDLRPAAFIATPVLKSWPEFRLPEGATWLSRLARAWDPNQARALAIHGGHWLARPVSPPGVAPSGLYGNSSNQQVMVASARIELKPDDYLFLRPQQSEALLLQFGELLVFDGERISAGWPVLPASA; the protein is encoded by the coding sequence ATGGCTAGCCGCCGCCTGCTGCTGGGCGCCGCCGTCGCCGCGCCGCTGGCCGCCTGGCTGGCGCGCCCGGCCGAACAGGGCGGGCCGCACGACGCCTATTTCGAGCGCCTGAGCGCCGCGCTGCGCCAGGCCGGCATCGCGCAGGCGCGCCTGGTGATCGACCTGCCGCGCCTGCGCGCCAATCTGGCCGCGATCGGCGCGCATCGCGCCAAGACCGGCATGCCGCTGCGTGCGGTGCTGAAGAGCCTGCCCAGCCTGCCGCTGATGGACGAGCTGGCGCGCGCCTGGGACAGCCCGCGCGTGATGGCCTTCAACGCCGCCCAGCTGCAGCAGCTGCTGGCGGCCCGGCCCGAGGCCCAGGTGCTGCTCGGCAAGCCCTTGCCGGTGGCCGCCGCGGCGCAGGTGCTGCAGGCGTTGCCGCCCGCCATCGGCGCCGGCATCGAATGGCTGGTCGACACGCCCGAGCGCCTGGCCCAGTACCGCGAGCTGGCCCGGCAGCGGAGCCAGGTCTTGCGTGTGAACCTGGAGCTCGACATCGGCCTGCACCGCGGCGGCTTCGAGAACATCGATCAGCTCGGCGCGGCTCTGAGGAGCCTGCAAGGCGGGAGTGGACCGCTGCGCTGGTCCGGCTTCATGGGCTATGACGCCCATGTCGGCGCCCTGCCCGATGCGCTGGGCATGCGCGCGGGCGCCTGGGACGAAGCGCTGCGCCGCTACCGCGCCGCCTGGGCCGCGGCCGAGGCGGCGCTGGGCCCGCAGCGCCGCGAGGCGCTGACGCTCAACACCGCCGGCTCGCCGACCTTCCGCCTGCACGACGGCCGGGGCGTGGCCAACGAGGTCTCGGTCGGCTCGGCCGCGCTGCTGCCCTCGGACTTCGAAAAGCCGCTTTTGGGCGACCTGCGCCCGGCCGCCTTCATCGCGACGCCGGTGCTGAAGAGCTGGCCGGAGTTCCGCCTGCCCGAGGGCGCCACCTGGCTGTCGCGCCTGGCCCGCGCCTGGGATCCGAACCAGGCGCGCGCGCTGGCCATCCATGGCGGCCATTGGCTGGCCCGGCCGGTCTCGCCGCCGGGCGTCGCGCCCAGCGGCCTGTATGGCAATTCCAGCAACCAGCAGGTGATGGTGGCCTCGGCGCGCATCGAGCTCAAGCCCGACGACTACCTGTTCCTGCGCCCGCAGCAGAGCGAGGCGCTGCTGCTGCAGTTCGGTGAGCTGCTGGTATTCGACGGCGAGCGCATCAGCGCCGGCTGGCCGGTGCTGCCCGCCTCGGCTTGA
- a CDS encoding D-arabinono-1,4-lactone oxidase produces MSDRRAWLKGAAALGLGSSLGSGLAQTTAPLPRAASAATPRAWQNWSGSAHCQPRAWLLPADEAELAAQLARSEGPLRSVGAGHSFTPLVPTEGSLVALDRLTGLVAVDKARGLVRVRAGTRIAQLARDLDAQGLALENQPDIDVQTLAGALATATHGTGAELPALHAAVEGLRLVTPAGEVLEAGRDGNPELLAAAQVSLGALGVISEYTLRVRARFMLRRRVWLEPTEALLERAPELARTHRHFEMYLLPFTGHSAAITHAEVPAGPAEHPPSADEDVLADLRRLRDWLGRWPALRRWTAAKLIAMANPETAQDWSWRLLSTVRPTRFNESEYHVPRERGIACLREILATLERRNEVFFPIEFRYVKGDAAWLSPFHERDSCSIACHALQGEPHDYLVRELGPVFRRHAGRPHWGKLHDLGQAQLQALYPRFADFQRLRCRLDPQGRLLNPHLAALFGAAHG; encoded by the coding sequence ATGAGCGACCGACGCGCTTGGCTGAAGGGTGCGGCAGCGCTGGGCCTGGGCAGCAGCCTGGGGTCAGGTCTTGCGCAGACGACGGCGCCGCTGCCCAGAGCGGCATCCGCCGCCACGCCGCGCGCCTGGCAGAACTGGTCCGGCAGCGCGCACTGCCAGCCGCGCGCCTGGCTGCTGCCGGCCGACGAGGCCGAGCTGGCCGCCCAGCTGGCGCGCAGCGAAGGGCCGCTGCGCAGCGTCGGCGCCGGCCATTCCTTCACGCCGCTGGTGCCCACCGAGGGCAGCCTGGTCGCGCTGGACCGGCTGACCGGCCTGGTCGCGGTCGACAAGGCGCGCGGCCTGGTGCGGGTGCGCGCCGGCACCCGCATCGCCCAGCTGGCGCGCGATCTCGATGCCCAGGGCCTGGCGCTGGAGAACCAGCCCGACATCGATGTGCAGACCCTGGCCGGCGCGCTGGCCACCGCCACCCATGGCACCGGCGCCGAGCTGCCGGCCCTGCATGCCGCGGTCGAGGGCCTGCGCCTGGTGACGCCGGCCGGCGAGGTGCTGGAGGCCGGCCGCGACGGCAACCCCGAGCTGCTCGCCGCGGCCCAGGTCTCGCTGGGCGCCCTGGGCGTGATCAGCGAATACACCCTGCGCGTGCGAGCGCGCTTCATGCTGCGGCGCCGGGTCTGGCTGGAGCCGACCGAGGCCCTGCTGGAGCGCGCGCCCGAACTGGCCCGCACGCACCGCCATTTCGAGATGTATCTGCTGCCCTTCACCGGCCACAGCGCGGCGATCACCCATGCCGAGGTGCCGGCCGGTCCGGCCGAGCATCCGCCCTCGGCCGACGAGGATGTGCTGGCCGACCTGCGCCGCCTGCGCGACTGGCTGGGCCGCTGGCCCGCGTTGCGCCGCTGGACCGCGGCCAAGCTGATCGCGATGGCGAACCCGGAGACCGCACAGGACTGGTCCTGGCGCCTGCTCAGCACCGTGCGGCCGACCCGCTTCAACGAGAGCGAGTACCACGTGCCGCGCGAGCGCGGCATCGCCTGCCTGCGCGAGATCCTCGCGACCCTGGAGCGCCGCAACGAGGTGTTCTTCCCGATCGAGTTCCGCTATGTCAAGGGCGACGCCGCCTGGCTCAGCCCCTTCCACGAGCGCGACAGCTGCTCGATCGCCTGCCATGCGCTGCAGGGCGAGCCGCACGACTACCTGGTGCGCGAGCTCGGCCCGGTGTTCCGCCGCCATGCCGGCCGGCCGCATTGGGGCAAGCTGCACGACCTGGGCCAGGCCCAGCTGCAGGCGCTGTACCCGCGCTTCGCCGATTTCCAGCGCCTGCGCTGCCGGCTCGATCCGCAGGGCCGGCTGCTGAACCCGCATCTGGCCGCGCTGTTCGGAGCCGCCCATGGCTAG
- a CDS encoding cytochrome c5 family protein has product MLRRCGWFICLGALLLAACGAEAPPDRARLEAQRPADARLAGLYERSCLLCHARPESGAPLTGHAAAWAPRLARGMDALLASSRQGLGAMPAMGLCADCSDADLRALIEFMSKGDHTP; this is encoded by the coding sequence ATGCTGCGGCGCTGTGGCTGGTTCATTTGCCTGGGCGCGCTGCTGCTCGCGGCCTGCGGCGCCGAGGCCCCGCCGGACCGCGCGCGGCTGGAGGCGCAACGCCCCGCCGATGCGCGGCTGGCCGGGCTCTACGAGCGCTCCTGCCTGCTGTGCCATGCGCGGCCGGAAAGCGGCGCGCCGCTGACCGGCCATGCCGCCGCCTGGGCGCCGCGCCTGGCGCGCGGCATGGACGCGCTGCTGGCCAGCTCGCGCCAGGGCCTGGGCGCGATGCCGGCGATGGGCCTGTGCGCCGACTGCAGCGACGCCGACCTGCGCGCGCTGATCGAATTCATGAGCAAGGGAGATCACACACCATGA